Proteins encoded in a region of the Pseudomonas sp. PDNC002 genome:
- a CDS encoding precorrin-8X methylmutase, translated as MLDYIRDGQAIYRQSFAIIRAEADLTGIPADLEKLAVRVIHACGMVDVVQDLRFSAGAGAIGRAALASGAPILCDARMVAEGITRARLPADNKVICTLNDPNVPALARELGNTRSAVALEHWREHLEGAVVVIGNAPTALFYLLEMLDAGAPKPALILGFPVGFVGAMESKDALAADSRGVPYVIVRGRRGGSAMAAAAVNALATEVE; from the coding sequence ATGCTTGATTACATCCGCGACGGCCAGGCGATCTATCGCCAATCCTTCGCCATCATCCGTGCCGAAGCCGACCTCACCGGTATCCCGGCCGACCTGGAGAAACTCGCCGTACGGGTGATCCACGCCTGCGGCATGGTCGACGTAGTGCAGGACCTGCGCTTCTCCGCAGGCGCCGGTGCCATTGGCCGCGCGGCATTGGCCAGCGGTGCGCCGATCCTCTGCGATGCGCGAATGGTCGCCGAGGGCATCACCCGCGCGCGCCTGCCGGCAGACAACAAGGTGATCTGCACGCTCAACGATCCGAACGTCCCGGCGCTCGCCAGAGAGCTGGGCAACACCCGCTCGGCGGTGGCTCTGGAGCACTGGCGCGAGCACCTCGAAGGCGCCGTGGTGGTGATCGGCAACGCGCCGACCGCCCTCTTCTACCTGCTGGAAATGCTCGACGCCGGCGCGCCGAAACCGGCGCTGATCCTCGGCTTCCCGGTGGGCTTCGTCGGCGCGATGGAGTCCAAGGACGCCCTCGCCGCGGACAGCCGTGGCGTGCCCTACGTCATCGTTCGTGGCCGCCGTGGCGGCAGCGCAATGGCAGCGGCGGCGGTGAACGCACTCGCCACGGAGGTGGAGTGA
- a CDS encoding FecR family protein, which produces MTGASATPDPRVVKQAIQWTLRLNGNAGPEVLSACEHWRQSNPEHETAWLRVQALNSELAAGYQAVPGARVALETLENTNQRLQRRQALKLLSTFAVGASALWLTRDVTPWQRWMADFSTAIGERKRFTLADGSVLQLNTDSAVNVRFDGSQRLLLLERGEILLSTAKDAARPLRVSNRDGLFEALGTRFVLRQDPRSTRLSVEEGSVAIAPRVRGQTTAIAEAGQTYEINGDSALLAERSNMDSGAWADGLIVTRDMRLADFLAEIGRYRHGHLHCDASVADLRLSGVFRLDDTNQLLALLPQTLPVRVEKRTDWWVTVSARG; this is translated from the coding sequence GTGACCGGCGCCAGCGCCACGCCCGATCCGCGGGTGGTGAAGCAGGCGATCCAGTGGACCCTGCGCCTGAACGGCAACGCCGGTCCGGAAGTGCTCAGCGCCTGTGAGCACTGGCGCCAGTCGAATCCCGAACATGAAACCGCCTGGCTGCGGGTGCAGGCACTGAACAGCGAGCTCGCCGCCGGCTACCAGGCGGTGCCCGGCGCGCGCGTGGCGCTGGAGACCCTGGAGAATACGAACCAGCGCCTGCAGCGACGTCAGGCGCTCAAGCTGCTGTCCACCTTCGCTGTCGGAGCCTCCGCGCTGTGGCTGACCCGCGACGTCACGCCCTGGCAGCGCTGGATGGCGGACTTCAGTACCGCCATCGGCGAGCGCAAGCGTTTCACCCTGGCCGATGGCAGCGTCCTGCAACTCAACACCGACAGCGCGGTTAACGTGCGCTTCGATGGGAGCCAGCGGCTGCTCCTGCTGGAGCGCGGCGAAATCCTGCTGAGTACAGCGAAAGATGCGGCGCGTCCGCTGCGGGTGAGCAACCGCGACGGTCTGTTCGAGGCGCTGGGTACACGCTTCGTGCTACGTCAGGACCCGCGCTCCACACGATTGAGCGTCGAGGAAGGCTCGGTAGCCATCGCCCCGCGCGTGCGCGGCCAGACCACTGCCATCGCCGAAGCCGGGCAGACCTACGAGATCAACGGCGACAGCGCGCTGCTCGCCGAGCGCAGCAATATGGACAGTGGCGCCTGGGCCGATGGCCTGATCGTCACCCGCGACATGCGCCTGGCCGACTTCCTCGCCGAGATCGGCCGCTACCGCCACGGCCATCTGCACTGCGATGCCAGCGTGGCCGACCTGCGCCTCTCCGGCGTATTCCGTCTGGATGACACCAACCAGTTGCTGGCCCTGCTGCCGCAGACGCTGCCGGTGCGGGTGGAGAAGCGGACGGACTGGTGGGTGACGGTGAGTGCGCGGGGCTGA
- the ssb gene encoding single-stranded DNA-binding protein translates to MARGVNKVILVGNVGGDPETRYMPNGNAVTNVTLATSESWKDKQTGQQQERTEWHRVVFFGRLAEIVAEYVRKGSQIYVEGSLRTRKWQGQDGQDKYTTEIVVDINGNMQLLGGRPGAGGDDAPRAPREPQQQRPQQAQRPAPQQQSQPAPQPAPDYDSFDDDIPF, encoded by the coding sequence ATGGCCCGTGGGGTTAACAAAGTCATTCTGGTGGGTAACGTCGGTGGCGATCCGGAAACCCGTTACATGCCCAACGGCAACGCGGTGACCAACGTCACCCTGGCCACCAGCGAGAGCTGGAAGGACAAGCAGACCGGCCAGCAGCAGGAGCGTACCGAGTGGCACCGCGTGGTGTTCTTCGGTCGCCTGGCGGAGATCGTCGCCGAGTACGTGCGCAAGGGTTCGCAGATCTACGTCGAAGGCAGCCTGCGCACTCGCAAGTGGCAGGGCCAGGACGGTCAGGACAAGTACACCACCGAAATCGTGGTCGACATCAACGGCAACATGCAGCTGCTCGGCGGCCGTCCGGGCGCCGGTGGTGACGACGCTCCGCGCGCTCCCCGCGAGCCGCAACAGCAGCGTCCGCAGCAGGCCCAGCGCCCTGCGCCGCAGCAGCAGTCCCAGCCCGCGCCGCAACCGGCTCCGGACTACGACAGCTTCGACGACGATATTCCGTTCTAA
- a CDS encoding MFS transporter, with protein sequence MHDSHTERMSGTELRATSGLALLYAFRMLGMFMLLPVMMTYGMELADATPALIGFAMGAYGLTQAVLQIPLGTLSDRIGRRAIIVVGLLVFAVGAAVAASSDTIWGVIAGRVIQGAGAISAVVMALLSDLTREQHRTKAMAIIGMSIGVSFAASMVAGPVLTHWFGLHGLFWFTSGMALVGILIILFMVPVPDHRMQHRESSVAKQSLIPTLKNGDLLRLDVGILVLHAILMASFVALPLALVERAGLPKEQHWWVYLTALLIGFFAMVPFIIYAEKKRQMKRVLAGAVATLMLCELFFWEFGNSLKELVFGIVVYFTAFNLLEASLPSLVSKVSPAGGKGTAMGVYSTSQFLGAAVGGILGGWMYQHGGLDGVFIGCAVLAAIWLAIAVTMREPPYVTSIRLPLSDEALRDASLAERFKALPGVSDVMVVVEEAAAYVKVDSQQVDRTSLERLAGAEQATC encoded by the coding sequence ATGCACGATTCCCACACTGAGCGCATGAGTGGCACAGAACTCCGGGCGACCTCCGGCCTGGCCCTGCTCTATGCCTTCCGTATGCTTGGCATGTTCATGCTGCTGCCGGTCATGATGACCTACGGTATGGAACTGGCGGACGCGACGCCGGCGCTGATCGGCTTCGCCATGGGCGCCTATGGCCTGACCCAGGCGGTGCTGCAGATTCCGCTGGGCACGCTGTCCGACCGCATCGGCCGCCGCGCGATCATCGTTGTCGGCCTGCTGGTGTTCGCCGTTGGCGCTGCCGTTGCGGCCAGCTCCGACACCATCTGGGGCGTCATCGCCGGCCGGGTGATCCAGGGCGCCGGGGCGATTTCCGCCGTGGTCATGGCACTGCTCTCCGACCTGACCCGCGAACAGCACCGGACCAAGGCCATGGCCATCATCGGCATGAGCATCGGTGTTTCCTTCGCCGCCTCGATGGTCGCCGGCCCCGTGTTGACCCACTGGTTCGGCCTGCACGGGCTGTTCTGGTTCACCTCCGGCATGGCCCTGGTGGGCATCCTGATCATTCTCTTCATGGTGCCGGTGCCCGATCACCGCATGCAGCACCGTGAGTCCAGCGTTGCCAAGCAGTCGCTGATCCCGACCCTGAAGAACGGCGACCTGCTGCGCCTGGATGTCGGCATCCTGGTCCTGCACGCGATTCTCATGGCGAGCTTCGTCGCGCTGCCGCTGGCACTGGTGGAGCGCGCCGGGCTGCCCAAGGAGCAGCACTGGTGGGTCTACCTGACGGCGCTGCTGATCGGCTTCTTCGCCATGGTCCCGTTCATCATCTATGCCGAGAAGAAACGCCAGATGAAACGCGTGCTGGCCGGCGCGGTGGCGACCCTGATGCTCTGTGAACTGTTCTTCTGGGAGTTCGGCAACAGCCTCAAGGAACTGGTGTTCGGCATCGTCGTCTACTTCACCGCATTCAATCTTCTGGAGGCTTCGCTGCCTTCGCTGGTGAGCAAGGTGTCGCCGGCCGGCGGCAAGGGCACGGCGATGGGCGTGTACTCCACCAGCCAGTTCCTCGGCGCCGCGGTAGGTGGCATCCTCGGTGGCTGGATGTACCAGCACGGCGGGCTCGACGGGGTGTTCATCGGCTGCGCGGTGCTGGCTGCCATCTGGCTGGCGATTGCTGTTACCATGCGCGAACCGCCTTATGTAACGAGTATTCGCCTGCCTCTTTCCGATGAGGCCCTGCGCGATGCTTCGTTGGCTGAGCGTTTCAAGGCATTGCCCGGTGTGAGCGATGTGATGGTGGTCGTTGAAGAAGCGGCCGCTTATGTCAAAGTGGATTCCCAACAAGTTGATCGCACGTCCCTCGAGCGCCTCGCCGGTGCCGAGCAGGCGACGTGCTGA
- a CDS encoding precorrin-2 C(20)-methyltransferase produces MAGRLIGLGVGPGDPELLTLKALRLLRASPVIGYFVAKAKHHAGQGGNAFAIIEEHLLDEQQRLPLVYPVTTEKLEPPLTYEGVISDFYDTAAAQVAEHLDAGRDVAVICEGDPFFYGSYMYLHDRLSDRYDTEVVPGVCSMLGSAAVLGVPLVYRNQSLSVLSGVLPEEELKRRLADADAAVVMKLGRNFDKVRRVLRELDRDSGAHYVERATMREQRIVALDDVDPMASPYFSMIVIPGQRWNG; encoded by the coding sequence ATGGCCGGCCGCCTGATCGGCCTGGGCGTCGGCCCGGGCGACCCGGAACTGCTGACCCTCAAGGCGTTGCGCCTGCTGCGCGCGTCCCCGGTGATCGGCTACTTCGTGGCCAAGGCCAAGCACCACGCAGGCCAGGGCGGCAACGCCTTCGCCATCATCGAGGAGCACCTGCTCGATGAGCAGCAACGCCTGCCACTGGTGTACCCGGTGACCACCGAGAAACTGGAGCCGCCGCTGACCTACGAAGGCGTGATCAGCGACTTCTACGACACCGCCGCCGCTCAGGTGGCCGAGCATCTGGACGCCGGCCGTGACGTCGCGGTGATCTGTGAGGGCGACCCGTTCTTCTACGGCTCGTACATGTACCTGCACGACCGCCTTTCAGACCGCTATGACACCGAAGTCGTACCCGGCGTCTGTTCCATGCTCGGCAGCGCAGCGGTGCTCGGCGTGCCGCTGGTGTATCGCAACCAGAGCCTGTCGGTGCTCTCCGGCGTGCTGCCCGAAGAAGAACTCAAGCGCCGCCTGGCCGACGCCGATGCGGCGGTGGTGATGAAGCTGGGGCGCAATTTCGACAAGGTCCGCCGCGTGCTGCGCGAGCTGGATCGCGACAGCGGCGCTCACTACGTCGAGCGTGCGACCATGCGCGAGCAGCGCATCGTTGCGCTGGACGACGTCGACCCGATGGCGTCGCCCTACTTCTCGATGATCGTCATCCCCGGCCAACGGTGGAACGGCTGA
- the cobJ gene encoding precorrin-3B C(17)-methyltransferase, which produces MRAAIVILGQGALATARRLQNVYPQARVMGLKDRVEGADESYTNFGDTLRQLYRDDTAIIALCAAGIVIRTLAPLLAEKGAEPPVLAIAEDGSAVVPLLGGLGGVNRMAREIATSLDVAPAITTSGELRFGACLLDPPEGYALADIEQGKRFVSDLLGGDTLRIEGDAPWLEALDLPLADDAAHTLRIDARANGIAPNELRIHPRVVLAHVTLVDSQLPERIRQGLAQAGLAEGALAAVIAPRCRMADPALATVAAEMGLPLRFIDPDETLPPEVLHGDSFHLHRAATPAEAESIGQPRGRLSVIGLGPGASDFMIPAVRRALDEAQDLLGYETYVKMAEPLRDDQVRHRTDNREEMQRARHAFELAASGRRVVVISSGDPGVFAMAAAVMEALHESEDPHWHGVELEVLPGVSAALAAAAKAGAPLGHDFCLISLSDNLKPWETIERRLDHAGAADLAMAFYNPISKARPWQLGRALEIVRRHRAPETLVVLGRDIGRPAEALRVVTLGELEPEMVDMRTLVIIGSSLTRRFPRAGGGDWVYTPRWYR; this is translated from the coding sequence ATGCGCGCCGCGATCGTCATTCTCGGCCAGGGTGCGCTGGCCACTGCTCGGCGCCTGCAGAACGTTTATCCACAGGCGCGCGTGATGGGCCTGAAGGACCGTGTTGAAGGCGCCGACGAGTCTTACACGAACTTCGGCGATACCCTGCGCCAGCTGTATCGCGACGACACGGCGATCATCGCCCTGTGCGCCGCCGGTATCGTCATCCGCACCCTGGCCCCGCTGCTCGCCGAGAAAGGTGCGGAGCCGCCGGTGCTGGCAATCGCCGAAGATGGCAGCGCCGTGGTGCCGCTGCTCGGCGGGCTGGGCGGGGTGAACCGCATGGCCCGTGAGATCGCCACTTCGCTGGACGTGGCGCCAGCCATCACCACCAGCGGCGAGCTGCGTTTTGGCGCCTGCCTGCTGGACCCGCCGGAAGGTTATGCGCTGGCCGATATCGAGCAGGGCAAACGCTTCGTCTCAGACCTGCTGGGCGGCGACACACTGCGCATCGAAGGCGACGCGCCCTGGCTGGAGGCACTGGACCTGCCACTGGCCGACGACGCCGCGCACACCTTGCGCATCGATGCGCGCGCCAATGGCATCGCGCCGAACGAACTGCGCATCCATCCGCGCGTCGTGCTCGCCCATGTCACGCTGGTGGACTCCCAACTGCCTGAGCGCATTCGCCAGGGCCTTGCCCAGGCGGGCCTGGCGGAAGGTGCGCTGGCAGCGGTGATCGCGCCGCGCTGCCGCATGGCCGACCCGGCGCTGGCCACCGTCGCCGCCGAGATGGGTTTACCGTTGCGCTTCATCGACCCGGATGAAACGCTGCCGCCGGAAGTGCTGCATGGCGACTCCTTCCACCTGCACCGCGCCGCCACACCGGCCGAAGCCGAGAGCATCGGCCAGCCGCGCGGACGCCTCAGCGTGATCGGCCTCGGTCCCGGCGCCAGCGACTTCATGATCCCCGCCGTACGCCGCGCGCTGGACGAAGCCCAGGACCTGCTGGGTTATGAGACCTACGTGAAGATGGCCGAGCCGCTGCGCGACGATCAGGTACGCCACCGCACCGACAACCGCGAGGAAATGCAGCGCGCCCGCCACGCCTTCGAACTGGCGGCCAGCGGGCGCCGGGTCGTCGTCATTTCTTCCGGCGACCCCGGCGTATTCGCCATGGCCGCCGCCGTGATGGAAGCACTGCACGAGAGTGAAGACCCGCACTGGCACGGCGTGGAGCTGGAGGTGCTGCCGGGCGTGTCCGCCGCGCTGGCCGCCGCAGCCAAGGCCGGGGCGCCCCTGGGGCACGATTTCTGTCTGATTTCCCTGTCGGACAATCTCAAGCCCTGGGAAACCATCGAGAGACGTCTGGATCATGCCGGCGCCGCCGACCTGGCCATGGCCTTCTACAACCCGATTTCCAAGGCGCGACCGTGGCAACTGGGGCGCGCACTGGAAATCGTCCGCCGCCATCGCGCGCCGGAAACCCTGGTGGTGCTTGGCCGCGATATCGGTCGCCCGGCCGAGGCGCTGCGCGTGGTGACACTCGGCGAGCTGGAGCCGGAGATGGTGGACATGCGCACCCTGGTGATCATCGGCTCGTCGCTGACCCGGCGCTTCCCGCGCGCCGGCGGTGGTGACTGGGTGTACACACCGCGCTGGTATCGCTGA
- the cobG gene encoding precorrin-3B synthase, translating into MQDSSALPVRPHACPGLLRIVASRDGGICRIKLPCGQLDAHAARAIARAAERHADGVLEATNRANLQIRGVHAGAENALSRELLTAGLGPRELASDDVRNLLVSPALGLDGGTTFNAAPLARQLLDLLEGTTRFHGLSPKFGIQLDAGENLAMLEHPNDLWLSAMSDNAEPLFAFGLAGCPPQNETDRPALAAVTAEQVPLLVETLLHLFLDLVGDGQTRMRQLREMLGDEALLARLQQRLPFALQLGPAVDNWRRPAPQPFGHLGIRPQHQAERAMVGAGFILGRLDSSTLFALADLSERHSGGQLRLTPWQSLVLPDVASIDAAIVLGALGSLGLVIDAAQPLSRIVACSGSSGCARGLADTKADALRLAERLRHAPPAGVHLCGCPRSCAAAHVAPYTLLAVADGRYDLFRRADGVAGFGQPLARNLSLDAAGDLLAAPGVPTDA; encoded by the coding sequence GTGCAAGACTCTTCAGCTCTGCCCGTCCGTCCGCATGCCTGCCCCGGCCTGCTGCGCATCGTGGCCTCCCGCGATGGCGGCATCTGCCGCATCAAGCTGCCCTGTGGACAACTCGACGCCCACGCCGCGCGCGCCATTGCCCGGGCCGCCGAGCGCCATGCCGACGGCGTGCTGGAAGCGACCAACCGCGCCAACCTGCAGATCCGCGGCGTCCATGCCGGCGCCGAGAACGCGCTGAGCCGCGAGTTGCTCACTGCCGGCCTCGGCCCGCGTGAATTGGCGTCGGATGATGTGCGCAATCTGCTGGTCAGTCCGGCACTCGGCCTTGATGGCGGGACGACTTTCAATGCCGCTCCGCTGGCCCGCCAACTACTCGACCTGTTGGAAGGCACGACGCGCTTCCACGGCCTGTCGCCCAAGTTCGGCATTCAGTTGGACGCCGGCGAAAACCTGGCGATGCTGGAGCACCCCAACGATCTCTGGCTGTCGGCGATGTCCGATAACGCTGAGCCGCTATTTGCCTTCGGCCTGGCCGGCTGTCCACCACAGAACGAAACGGATCGCCCCGCCCTCGCCGCCGTCACTGCCGAGCAAGTTCCGCTGCTGGTGGAAACCCTGCTGCACCTGTTCCTCGATCTCGTCGGCGATGGCCAGACACGCATGCGCCAGCTCCGCGAGATGCTCGGCGATGAGGCACTCCTGGCGCGCTTGCAGCAACGCCTACCCTTCGCGCTGCAACTCGGCCCGGCTGTGGATAACTGGCGGCGTCCTGCGCCGCAGCCTTTCGGCCATCTTGGCATTCGTCCCCAGCACCAGGCGGAACGCGCCATGGTCGGCGCAGGATTCATCCTCGGACGACTCGATAGCTCCACCCTGTTCGCCCTCGCCGATCTGTCGGAACGCCATAGCGGCGGTCAGCTACGTCTGACGCCCTGGCAAAGTCTGGTCCTTCCCGATGTGGCGTCGATCGACGCCGCCATCGTCCTCGGTGCGCTAGGCAGCCTCGGTCTGGTGATCGACGCTGCGCAGCCGCTGTCGCGCATCGTTGCCTGCAGTGGCTCCAGCGGCTGCGCACGCGGGCTGGCCGACACCAAGGCCGACGCCCTGCGCCTCGCCGAACGCCTGCGTCACGCGCCGCCGGCCGGCGTTCACCTGTGCGGCTGCCCGCGCTCCTGTGCCGCCGCCCACGTCGCCCCCTACACCCTGCTGGCCGTCGCCGACGGCCGCTATGACCTGTTCCGTCGCGCCGATGGCGTGGCCGGCTTCGGCCAGCCGCTGGCGCGCAACCTTTCCCTCGATGCCGCGGGCGACCTGCTCGCCGCACCCGGAGTCCCCACCGATGCTTGA
- a CDS encoding TonB-dependent siderophore receptor has protein sequence MRVVHVPTSSSALPRASRLAHAVRGALLCVSLGASLPLTAFAADTAAITSSRAYAISAGPLGDVLNAFAREAGITLSATPEQTRGLNSAGLNGTYSVDQGLGRLLVDTPLEAVDQGNGNYVLRPAAPTDVLAMPSSDVFALGNALGEEDGYLATHSQIATKTSKSLLETSQSVSVITREQIDDTASKTVQQAIRYTPGIFTGQVGASNRYDYIVMRGFADNSVDNIYLDGLKAMGDSGTFSSMQIDPYFLERIDVLKGPSSVLYGRSLPGGLVALTSKKPLYEDYHQITGTVGNMGQKEMGFDFSGPLDEEKRIAYRLVGLGKGSDTQFDHVKEERYAIAPTLAIDFTDDTTLTLQGYLQHDPNGGYHGGVPADGTLFHHNGQKISREFFDGEPSKDDFDRTQRMFGYQLEHRFDDVWTARQNFRYLDSDVDLSQVYAYGWTAPDENTLNRYFSGASEHLQAYIIDNMAQAEFNTGAAKHTLLMGLDYQKRRTTVDWRSGSAAPLDAFDPHYGNDAISYYPDDNHTRRLDQTGVYLQDLIDIDNWRFSLGIREDWVTVEDKNRSTGSKADDDWKKFTGRIGALYLFDNGIAPYISYSESFNPNAYSDQSGTPLEPTEGKQWEAGLKFQPEGSRSLYTASIFHITQENVASKEPQDNFYTSVGEVRSQGFELEAHTQVTDNLKVLGSYTYTDITYTKSLDGNQGHTPNQAPKHMASLWADYGFNAGPLDGLTLGGGARYVGETWADKENTLRVPDYTLVDARIGYDLSRVGLKGLDVSLNANNLLDKDYVASCYSLDFCYFGEKRNVTATVNYQF, from the coding sequence ATGCGAGTCGTCCACGTCCCAACGTCCTCCTCCGCCCTGCCCCGCGCCAGCCGCCTGGCCCATGCCGTGCGCGGCGCGCTGCTGTGCGTCAGCCTCGGTGCCAGCCTGCCGCTGACCGCCTTCGCCGCGGACACCGCCGCCATCACCAGCAGCCGCGCCTACGCCATTTCGGCCGGCCCACTGGGTGACGTGCTGAACGCCTTCGCCCGCGAAGCAGGCATCACCCTGTCGGCGACCCCGGAGCAGACTCGCGGGCTGAATTCGGCGGGGCTGAACGGCACCTACTCGGTGGACCAGGGCCTTGGGCGCCTGCTGGTGGACACACCGCTGGAGGCCGTGGACCAAGGCAATGGCAACTACGTGCTGCGCCCGGCCGCGCCGACCGACGTGCTGGCCATGCCCTCCAGCGATGTGTTCGCCCTGGGCAACGCGCTGGGCGAGGAAGACGGCTACCTGGCGACCCACAGCCAGATCGCCACCAAGACCTCCAAGTCCCTGCTGGAAACCAGCCAGAGCGTCTCGGTGATCACCCGCGAGCAGATCGACGACACCGCGTCGAAGACCGTGCAACAGGCGATCCGCTACACCCCTGGCATCTTCACCGGCCAGGTCGGCGCCTCGAACCGCTACGACTACATCGTCATGCGCGGCTTCGCCGACAACAGCGTCGACAACATCTACCTCGACGGCCTGAAGGCCATGGGCGACAGCGGCACCTTCAGCTCGATGCAGATCGACCCGTACTTCCTCGAGCGCATCGACGTGCTCAAGGGCCCGTCCTCGGTGCTCTACGGCCGCAGCCTGCCTGGCGGCCTGGTGGCACTGACCAGCAAGAAACCGCTGTACGAGGATTACCACCAGATCACCGGCACCGTCGGCAACATGGGCCAGAAGGAAATGGGCTTCGACTTCAGCGGCCCGCTGGATGAGGAAAAGCGTATCGCCTACCGCCTGGTCGGCCTGGGCAAGGGCTCGGACACCCAGTTCGACCACGTCAAGGAAGAGCGCTACGCCATCGCCCCGACCCTGGCCATCGACTTCACCGACGACACCACCCTGACCCTGCAGGGCTACCTGCAGCACGACCCGAACGGCGGCTACCACGGCGGCGTGCCGGCGGACGGTACGCTGTTCCACCACAACGGCCAGAAGATCTCCCGCGAGTTCTTCGATGGCGAGCCAAGCAAGGACGACTTCGACCGCACGCAGCGCATGTTCGGCTACCAGCTGGAGCACCGCTTCGACGACGTGTGGACCGCGCGGCAGAACTTCCGCTACCTGGACTCCGACGTCGACCTCTCGCAGGTCTACGCCTACGGCTGGACCGCGCCTGACGAGAACACCCTGAACCGCTACTTCTCCGGCGCCAGCGAGCACCTGCAGGCGTACATCATCGACAACATGGCCCAGGCCGAATTCAACACCGGCGCCGCCAAGCACACCCTGCTGATGGGCCTGGACTACCAGAAGCGTCGCACCACCGTGGACTGGCGCTCGGGCTCCGCCGCGCCGCTGGACGCCTTCGACCCGCACTACGGCAACGACGCCATCAGCTACTACCCCGACGACAACCACACCCGCCGCCTGGACCAGACCGGCGTCTATCTGCAAGACCTGATCGACATCGACAACTGGCGCTTCTCGCTGGGCATCCGCGAGGACTGGGTGACCGTTGAGGACAAGAACCGCAGCACCGGCAGCAAGGCCGACGACGACTGGAAGAAGTTCACCGGCCGCATCGGCGCGCTGTACCTGTTCGACAACGGCATTGCGCCGTACATCAGCTACTCCGAGTCGTTCAACCCCAACGCCTACTCGGACCAATCCGGCACGCCGCTGGAGCCGACCGAGGGCAAGCAGTGGGAAGCCGGCCTTAAGTTCCAGCCCGAGGGCAGCCGCAGCCTGTACACCGCGTCGATCTTCCACATCACCCAGGAGAACGTCGCGTCGAAGGAGCCGCAGGACAACTTCTACACCTCCGTGGGTGAAGTGCGCTCCCAGGGCTTCGAGCTGGAAGCCCACACCCAGGTCACCGACAATCTCAAGGTGCTCGGCAGCTACACCTACACCGACATCACCTACACCAAGTCGCTGGACGGCAACCAGGGCCACACCCCGAACCAGGCGCCCAAGCACATGGCCTCGCTGTGGGCCGACTATGGCTTCAACGCCGGCCCGCTGGATGGCCTGACCCTCGGTGGCGGCGCTCGCTACGTCGGCGAGACCTGGGCGGACAAGGAAAATACCCTGCGCGTACCGGACTACACCCTGGTGGATGCGCGCATCGGCTACGACCTGTCCCGCGTCGGCCTGAAGGGCCTGGATGTCAGCCTCAACGCCAACAACCTGCTGGACAAGGACTACGTGGCGTCCTGCTACAGCCTGGACTTCTGCTACTTCGGCGAGAAGCGCAACGTCACTGCGACGGTGAACTACCAGTTCTGA
- a CDS encoding sigma-70 family RNA polymerase sigma factor, giving the protein MSSTYDVQSLYSDHHGWLHNWLRSRLGNAADAADLAQDTFVRVLLKPERAELRTPRAFLRTVARGLVIDHWRREELERAYLDSIAHLPEAQVPSAEARHNILQLLENIARLLDGLQPKVRSAFLMAQCEGIPHEQIAEELGVSVRSVGRYVAEALFHCYQLRYAE; this is encoded by the coding sequence ATGTCCTCCACCTACGACGTCCAGTCGCTCTACAGTGACCACCACGGCTGGCTGCACAACTGGCTACGCAGCCGCCTGGGCAATGCCGCCGATGCGGCCGACCTGGCACAGGACACCTTCGTGCGCGTGCTGCTCAAGCCCGAGCGCGCCGAACTGCGCACCCCGCGTGCCTTCCTGCGCACCGTCGCCCGCGGCCTGGTGATCGACCACTGGCGTCGCGAGGAACTGGAGCGCGCCTACCTCGATTCCATCGCTCACCTGCCGGAAGCCCAGGTGCCGTCCGCCGAGGCGCGACACAACATCCTGCAACTGCTGGAAAACATCGCTCGCCTGCTGGACGGCCTCCAGCCCAAGGTGCGCAGCGCTTTCCTGATGGCACAGTGCGAGGGCATTCCCCACGAGCAGATCGCCGAGGAACTGGGTGTATCGGTGCGTTCGGTCGGACGCTATGTCGCCGAGGCGCTGTTCCATTGCTACCAACTGCGGTACGCCGAGTGA